From a region of the Rhinopithecus roxellana isolate Shanxi Qingling chromosome 8, ASM756505v1, whole genome shotgun sequence genome:
- the RETN gene encoding resistin, with protein MKALCLLLFPVLGLLVSSKTLCSMEEAISEKIQESASSLVFRAIRSIGLECQSVTSRGDLATCPRGFAVTGCTCGSACGSWDVRAETTCHCQCAGMDWTGARCCRLQP; from the exons ATGAAAgctctctgtctcctcctcttccctgtccTGGGGCTGCTGGTGTCTAGCAAGACCCTGTGCTCCATGGAAGAAGCCATCAGTGAGAAGATTCAGGAGAGCGCCAGCTCCCTAG TATTTAGGGCAATAAGGAGCATTGGCCTGGAGTGCCAGAGCGTCACCTCCAGGGGGGACCTGGCTACTTGCCCCCGAG GTTTCGCCGTCACCGGTTGCACTTGTGGCTCCGCCTGTGGCTCGTGGGATGTGCGCGCCGAGACCACATGTCACTGCCAGTGCGCGGGCATGGACTGGACCGGAGCGCGCTGCTGTCGTCTGCAGCCCTGA